A part of Liolophura sinensis isolate JHLJ2023 chromosome 1, CUHK_Ljap_v2, whole genome shotgun sequence genomic DNA contains:
- the LOC135481926 gene encoding stomatin-like protein 1, with the protein MSVKYMPVPLNDPSYPDGSVSLDMGSAFSYGDKFSIERRYKSIFNYGGHGDSGDMFCEQYAEPTFFSKCAHVLITALAYLLVVLTFPVSLIFCLKSIPQYEQVVVFRLGRIQKTKGQGLIFILPCIDILHKVDMRMRAFSVPPQQVITQDGAVVEMGANIYFRIAQVSQSVTSVQDLNYSTRILFQTALTKLLTRKRLAELDMDKVAICQELQADTNKGAAKWGVEVTRVEIPQVKVLKEPNPPRMGQMMFPPGMAVPPAFQKLTEAFMAATGPGQSGHILPTGATISNKLPEFQAAQIDQSSLSSAAELISAVTRVLSDTLVKQVDAVFQFEVTGVNGGIYYLDLKHGGGSVGEGPPHCDPDATLTLDIEDLKAMFSEQLNPLQAYMSGRLRVAGDLSAAMKLEDLVKRLNSKS; encoded by the exons ATGTCTGTCAAATACATGCCTGTGCCACTGAACGATCCAAGTTATCCAGATGGGTCTGTCAGCCTGGATATGGGCTCAGCATTTTCCTACGGGGACAAGTTCTCCATTGAAAGACGCTATAAGTCCATATTCAACTACGGCGGCCATGGAGACAGTGGTGATATGTTCTGTGAACAGT ATGCTGAACCGACCTTTTTCTCAAAATGTGCTCATGTTTTGATCACTGCACTGGCCTATCTCCTAGTGGTGCTAACATTCCCAGTATCTCTCATCTTCTGTTTGAAG TCTATTCCACAGTATGAGCAGGTGGTTGTATTCAGACTTGGCCGCATCCAGAAAACCAAAGGACAGG GTTTGATCTTCATCTTACCTTGTATTGACATCCTACACAAAGTGGATATGAGGATGAGAGCCTTCAGTGTCCCTCCACAACAG GTTATCACCCAGGATGGGGCTGTGGTGGAGATGGGAGCTAACATCTACTTCAGGATAGCccaggtcagtcagtcagtgaccAGTGTCCAGGACCTCAACTATTCCACACGTATCCTCTTCCAAACCGCTTTAACCAAGCTGTTGACCAGGAAGCGATTGGCCGAACTGGACATGGACAAAGTTGCCATCTGCCAAGAACTACAG GCTGACACAAACAAGGGGGCAGCTAAATGGGGTGTGGAGGTGACCAGGGTGGAAAT CCCACAGGTAAAGGTGTTGAAAGAGCCCAACCCCCCACGTATGGGACAAATGATGTTCCCCCCAGGAATGGCTGTACCCCCAGCCTTTCAAAAGCTCACAGAAGCTTTCATGGCAGCCACAG GTCCGGGTCAGAGTGGCCATATCCTGCCCACAGGAGCAACCATATCTAACAAACTGCCTGAGTTTCAGGCAGCCCAGATTGACCAGTCCAGCCTGTCGTCTGCAGCTGAGCTTATATCCGCTGTTACCCGAGTTCTCAGTGACACACTGGTCAAACAAGTGGATGCGGTCTTTCAGTTTGAAGTAACAGGGGTAAACGGAGGAATCTACTACCTGGATCTGAAACATG GTGGAGGTTCAGTGGGGGAAGGACCACCCCATTGTGACCCTGATGCGACCTTGACCCTTGACATTGAAGACCTGAAGGCTATGTTCAGTGAGCAGCTGAACCCACTGCAAGCCTACATGAGCGGTCGCCTTAGAGTAGCAGGAGATCTCTCAGCTGCCATGAAACTGGAGGACTTGGTGAAACGTCTCAACTCAAAATCATAA